TCGTCCGGCCACCGGTTCTGATTATTTCCCCCTCCGGTGTCACTACTTCAAGGCCGAGAACGTGATCCTTCGTCACACCATACTTCAAGCCCCGGGGCCCGCCGGAATTCTCCGCAAGGTTGCCGCCGATTGTCGCAACATGAGCACTGCTTGGATCAGGAGCGTACATTAAACCATGCTCCGCAGCCTCCGCATTAATATCCACGGTCTTCACACTCGGCGTAACGTCTACAGTCAAATCATAAGGCTGCATTTCGATCACCGCAGGCCATTGGGACATATCAAGAACGATTCCTCCATAGACAGGAAGAGGACCGCCACTCAGACAAGTACCCGATCCCCTTGGATAAACCGGTACACGACAGCGGTTCGCCACCTTCAAGACAGCTGCTACTTCCTCTTTCTTCTTCACCTGGACGACGGCTTCGGGCATATATTCACCGAAGGATGCGTCAAAACTGTAGCTGTAACGATCGGCGGCCGATGTGAGAATTCTTTCTTCCGGCAGAATCTGCTGGAGTTCCCTCAACCAATCTTTCATTCTATCCAACCTCCCTGGTCATTGCTTCATAGATTTGACGTTTTTCAGAGACGGCTTTCCTTTCAAATCATTAATGACTTCGGTTATTTCCTCAAAGTAATCCGATGCTTCTCCCCATTGTTCTGTGACAAGATTGACAAAAAGAATATCGATCATGTGGAGCTGGGCAAGCCGCGAGGATGTAGCACCGCTGCGGAAAGGTGCTGGAATCTCTCTAGAGGCGGATATATACAGCGAAACATCCGCACAGGCTGTAACCGGAGACTGTCCATATCTTGTGAGGCTGATCGTTTTGGCTCCTTTTCGTTTAGCAATTTCCATAACTTTGGCTGTTTCGTATGTCTCCCCGGAGAAGGAAATACCGAAAACCACATCCCGGTCAGAAACGTTCGCGATGTTCATGGCAGCATTATGTAAATCGTTGAATGCCGAAGTAGCCTTATTCATGCGCATGAACTTCTGTTGGGCATCCTGAGCAATAATGCCCGACGCGCCAACACCGAAAAAATGAATTCTCTCGGCATTTTTCAAAAACTTGATGGCTTCAGACAGGGTCTTGTAATCGACCAGCTCGGTGGTTTCCTTAATTGCCTGCACACTGTTGTTAGTTACTTTCTCTACAATTAAATCCGAAGGCTCTCCGGGCTGAATATCCCGGTACTGTTCCTCTGGTTTCTTCTGCAGGTCACCGGAGATTCGAAGTTTCAATTCCTGAAGCCCCTTTAAACCAAGTGATTTGCAGAGGCGGATGACAGCCGCGCTGCTTGTTGAACTCAACTCCCCGAGCTGAGACGCTGTGCAGTGTATCGCTTCATGCGGCTGATCCAGAATGAAGCCCGCAATTTTTCTTTCTGAAGGAGGTAATTTATCCTTCATTTCTTTAAGCATGACTAGACCGCCTGTAAGCGAAGCTTTCATGATCATCACCACTCTTATCCTTTAATAGCTCCTTCCGTCATCCCTTTCACAATCCGGCGTTGGAAAATCGCATAAAGAACGATGACCGGAATGATAGCGATGACGAGACTCGCAAATAATGTTCCCCAGGCATTGGTATACTGGGTTTCGTTACTAATAAAGTCAATAGCCAGTGCCAATGTATAGTTTTCTTCTGTCTGGAGAAAAATCAATGCCATAAAATATTCATTCCAGAACTGAATCATATTCATAATCGTTACGGTAATAATTCCGGTAGTAGACAACGGCGTGATCACTTTCCACAAGACACCGTAAGGAGACATCCCGTCGATAGCTGCCGCTTCTTCCAATGATTTTGGGATCGTGGCCATGAAACTCGTAAGTACGAAAATGCTGAATGGCAGTTGGCTGACAGCATAGACAATGCTCAATCCGAAGATGTTATCAAGCAGATTCAGCTGCATGAGCAGGAAAAACAACGGAATCCATCCGAGTACCATTGGGATCATCATCGCAGAAATGTATAAAGTAAACAAGACACGGTTCCCACGGAAAACCATCCGTTCGAGCGCATAAGATGTCGGAATCGCCATCATTAACGTAAGCGTCGCTCCAAGCCCTGTGACAAGGAAGCTGTTGAATACGCTTGTATCTATATTATAGTTACTCCAGGCGTCCACGAAGTTGGAAAACGAGAAGCTCTCCGGAATCCCCCATGGATTTCGGTATATCTCCGCATTCGACTTGAACGCACCAAGAATCATCCAGAAAATCGGATACAGAACGGCCAAGGACCAGATGATCAGTGGGACACGGACGATCGTCCGTGAGAAAAAACTGCCTTTGTGCACGGTATTCCCCTCCTGTCGTTTAATACTCTACTTTCTCCCGCCTCATAAAAAACTGCAGGATAAGTACCGTCACGAGGGACAGAATCAATATCATTACCCCGATTGTAGCCCCGTAACCGAAATTGTATTTGACGAATGCCTGCTCATATAAATAGGACCCCATCACATGTGTCGAATTGTTCGGCCCACCCTGGGTCATGACCTGGACGATGATGAAGGAGCCGTTCAATGTTGTGATAATGATATAAAGGATCGAAATTTTGATCTGTGGCCATATAAGCGGAAGCGTTACTTTCCAAAATTGCTGCCACTCGGTCGCACCGTCTATCTCCGCCGCTTCATAGTAGCTCTTCGAAATGTTCGAAATTCCTCCCATGAGCATAAGCATGAACAAGCCGATACCGGCCCATATCGACGGCAGTACCAGACTCGGCAGAGCCCAGTCTTCACTTCCAAGCCATGGACGCTGCAGGCTTTCAAGACCGATAAATTCAAGCCCCGAGTTTACCAAACCAAGGCTTGGGTTGTAGATGAACATCCAGAGAATACCGATAACAACGACGGACATAATATTTGGGAAGAAAAATACGATCCGATAAAATGGTGCTTCTTTAATTTTCAACTGAGTCAACGCAACCGCGAAGAACGTCGCTAGTACCATGATGCCGATTACCTTCGTAACGACGAGGAAATAATCATGGAGGATCGTATCAGGGATAATTCCATCACTGAACAACCGGCGATAATTATCAAAGCCGACAAATTCAGCAATCGAAGAGGAACCTGACCATTTAAATAATGAATAATAAAGCCCGTTGAACAAGGGATAAAGGGTGAAAACCGCAAACAAAAGAAACGTCGGAACAAGGCAGAACGCCAAAAACAAATATCTCTGCCGCTTCGACTGGACCATCCTTCCCACCTCTTTCTCTTTCAGATTCTTTCTTGGACAAAGGAAGAAAAAGGGAATGCAGAAGAGTGAATCCTCCACATTCCGCTGATATTCCTACTCGAGACTCTTACGATATTCCGCAGCTGCTTTTTCTGCTTCCTCCACGAATTCTTCCGCAGTAATATTACCCAGCATGAGAGAGACCAGCGAATTACTTACAGGCGTTTCCAATTCAGAGCTCATCGGATGCGGTTTCTGATAGATTTGAACCTGCTCCGGATCGTTGATCATCTCGTTCGCTTCAATAAGGAACGGCGGGACTTCCTCACTGGAAGAAAGGTCGACTCCCTGAAGGTTCATAATTGCACCGGTATGCTCAGAAAAGCTCTTCGCATATTCCTTCGTATACACGAACTCAACGAACGCTTTGGCAGCTTCCGGATTTTCGGCCTTCTCTGCGATCGCCAGTGGGCGAAGATCCGGTACGATCGCATATGGTTCACCCTCTGCCTGCATTGGAGATGGAATAAATCCGTATTCGAAATCTTCCGGTGTATCATTGGCCATTTCATTCGGCAGCCAGAAACCAACCGGGATAAATGCATTATCATGGAGAAGGAAGTTCATTTGGGACTGTGTATGATTGAGAGCACCAAATCCAGGATCGATCAGCCCATCCTTCTGCATCTGCTCCACATTCTTCATCACTTCCAGCACCGGCTCACTCGTCCACGCACCTTCTTTACCTGTGATGACATCCGTCAATAGTTCATCCCCACCGGCTGCACCGAATGCCGGGTAAAGGACACCACGAAGGAAATAATATGGATATTGGCCGGTTGTAACGAACGGTGCGATATCCTCTTCGTCCTTGATCGTCTTCATCGTTTCCATAAAGCCGGGGAAATCTTTCGGAACATCCCAGCCTTTTTCTTCAAACCAAGCATTGTCATACCACGTTCCCCATGTATCGAAGACTAATGGAAGGCTGTAAATATCGCCGTCATAGTCAGCCGGGTCGACGATAAAGCTTTCGTTCAGCTTGGAACCGTCTTCCAACTCTATACCGCTCACCCATTCCGACAAATTCATCAACTGCCCGTCTTCCACCATTTGTGTTTCACTGGAACCGGCACCGTCAATATAAACGACATCAGGCGGATCGTCGGATACCCAGCGTGATCTCATTTCTTCGTTAATGTTCGGACCGGCATGTTCTGTAATGGTCACATCCGGATATTCTTCCTGAAAATCAGCAATCACTTCTTTCCACCACGAATCCCCGTAACCCCCGACAAAATACTGGATTTCCAGCTCACCGGAAATTTCTCCGGATGAACTTTCCTCTCCTGAACCATCTCCTGAGTCCTCCTCGCTCGACTCATCTGATCCTGCCCCCGGAGCACAACCAGCCAGCACCACGAATACAAACAGAATACCTATCATCCACCAAGATGAAACGTTCCGCCACTTGTTCAAAGCAAAGCTCCCCCTTTGTTTTGGTCATTTATTTGAAACCATTGAATGGTTTGCAAATCAACTGTTCGTTTCCAGCGCTTCCCTCAGCTGCCCCTCATGAGCCGCGAGCAATGTTTGTGCTTCTTCATAAGAAACAGACTTTAAAAGCATTAAAATAGCCGGTTTCACCTGCATATCCGCTTGTTCCAAAGCAGATTCCGCCTCTTCATACTTCGTCTTCGTGCTTTCCATCAAAATGCTTTTCGCGCGTTCACGGAGTTTATGGTTGCTTGCGTGGACGTCGACCATCAAGTTCTCATAGACTTTGCCAAGTTTCACCATACTGACGGTACTGAGCATATTAAGCACCATTTTATGAGCGGATGCTGATTTCAACCGCGTCGAACCAGTCAATACTTCCGGTCCGACGATGACTTCGATCGGACAATCCGCGAAGGTGCTGATTTCTGATGCTTCATTACAAGAAAGTGAAACCGTAAATGCACCGATACGGCGGGCCTCCTTCAGAGCACCAATAGGATAAGGCGTCCTGCCGCTTGCTGTGATGCCGACAACCACGTCCATCGGGGAGACTTTCTTCTTCTGTAAATCCTCTTCTCCTTGTCGTTCATCGTCCTCAGAGTTTTCTTTCGCCTTAAGAAAAGCTTCCCCACCGCCTGCCATGACCGCCTGGACCATATCGTAGTCCACTTGAAATGTCGGTGGACATTCAGAAGCATCCAAAACGCCAAGGCGGCCGCTTGTACCTGCCCCTACATAAAAAAGACGTCCCCCACGCTTCAAGGCTTCCGCAATCCGATCTACTGCTTTCGTTATCTGTGGCAGCACCTGCCTTACAGCGGATGCCACTTTCTGATCTTCATCATTCATCACCGTAAGGATTTCTGCGGTTGTCATACGATCGAGTTCTCTTGTTCGCTCATTTCTCTGTTCCGTCGTCAAAGATGCCAAGGAATCTGTCATCTATTCTCCCCCTCCTTTATTACCAAGGACGGTTGAGCCAGTAAAGCCGCCCCAAATTCCGGAGGCCCGTATGCTTCCACATGCCTGCCCCATCCTCGTTCCTCCATTTGTCTGATGAAGTATTTCTTCAATACATGGGAATGAGTGAAAATTGATCCAGCCGTCACGACTGCCGGTATCGTGTTAAATCCTTTACGTCTTATAGAGTAGAGATGAAGCAGCAATTCCTCCGCAGCTGTATGCAAAATGCGTGTTGCCGTGCTGTCCCCCGTCTCCGAGGCTGCAATAACACATTCTGCAACACCGGCGATTGTCTGCTTTTCCATTCGAGTTCCCTCATGGATAAACCGGATCAGCTGTTCCGGTTTATCCAACTGCCACTTTTCCAGAAGCAGTTCTGTCAGAATGGTTTCCCCTCTTCGTCCATCTGCCGCCTTCGTCACTTCTGATAACGCTTTCAAAGATATGTAATATCCACTTCCTTCATCACCAAGGATATGCCCCCAGCCGCCGCACCGATGCAGCCTGTGGTCCGGAGCAATTCCGATGGCGCTTGAACCAGTCCCTGAAATGACAAGAATACCCGACTCCTCGTGCGGTGGTAGTGCACCTCTTAAAGCCGCATGACTGTCCGATCCGATAAACAAGTGGCAATTTTCAGAAAAAATTTGATTTGAAAATTTTTTTTGGGCTATTGCCTTCATTTGCTGCTTATCTTCTGCTCTTCCGACTCCCGCAAGACCGACTCCCACTCCTGCAACTTCCTTTGGATCAATGCTGAATTGCTCCATACCTTCCGAAATTAAAGACTGAATCCGGCCCCACGCCTTTTCAAAGCCAATGATATGTGGATTCGTTCCAGGTCCTACCACTACCATAGGATCCGGAGAGCTGGTTGTTTTCCCTGCTTCCATAAATAGACACGCCGTTTTCGTTCCTCCTCCGTCTATTCCAATTACATATTCCATAGACGACCTCCAATGGGAATGATTGACTATATTATAGATTTATTGAATTTTTATGTCAATATACCTTTTTATATTCCGTTATTTTATTTCAAAAATAACAAAGCAAAAAGCCGGGGAACTCGAATTCCCCGGCTACCCTGTTTCTATGCTGAACGACGTTCTTGATTGTGCATCTCCTGCTTTAAACGAAACGGAGCCGTAATCAATGCCAGAATTAAAAATATTCCCATGTATCCGATTACCGGATAAAAGATACTGACAAGCTTTGTAAACCCTGCAAAGCTTAAGATAAATGCGGCTATGATGGAAACAGTAACGAACTTACGGTGGGCAGGTGTGCC
This sequence is a window from Bacillus sp. SB49. Protein-coding genes within it:
- a CDS encoding carbohydrate ABC transporter permease, with product MHKGSFFSRTIVRVPLIIWSLAVLYPIFWMILGAFKSNAEIYRNPWGIPESFSFSNFVDAWSNYNIDTSVFNSFLVTGLGATLTLMMAIPTSYALERMVFRGNRVLFTLYISAMMIPMVLGWIPLFFLLMQLNLLDNIFGLSIVYAVSQLPFSIFVLTSFMATIPKSLEEAAAIDGMSPYGVLWKVITPLSTTGIITVTIMNMIQFWNEYFMALIFLQTEENYTLALAIDFISNETQYTNAWGTLFASLVIAIIPVIVLYAIFQRRIVKGMTEGAIKG
- a CDS encoding extracellular solute-binding protein is translated as MIGILFVFVVLAGCAPGAGSDESSEEDSGDGSGEESSSGEISGELEIQYFVGGYGDSWWKEVIADFQEEYPDVTITEHAGPNINEEMRSRWVSDDPPDVVYIDGAGSSETQMVEDGQLMNLSEWVSGIELEDGSKLNESFIVDPADYDGDIYSLPLVFDTWGTWYDNAWFEEKGWDVPKDFPGFMETMKTIKDEEDIAPFVTTGQYPYYFLRGVLYPAFGAAGGDELLTDVITGKEGAWTSEPVLEVMKNVEQMQKDGLIDPGFGALNHTQSQMNFLLHDNAFIPVGFWLPNEMANDTPEDFEYGFIPSPMQAEGEPYAIVPDLRPLAIAEKAENPEAAKAFVEFVYTKEYAKSFSEHTGAIMNLQGVDLSSSEEVPPFLIEANEMINDPEQVQIYQKPHPMSSELETPVSNSLVSLMLGNITAEEFVEEAEKAAAEYRKSLE
- the murQ gene encoding N-acetylmuramic acid 6-phosphate etherase, which produces MTDSLASLTTEQRNERTRELDRMTTAEILTVMNDEDQKVASAVRQVLPQITKAVDRIAEALKRGGRLFYVGAGTSGRLGVLDASECPPTFQVDYDMVQAVMAGGGEAFLKAKENSEDDERQGEEDLQKKKVSPMDVVVGITASGRTPYPIGALKEARRIGAFTVSLSCNEASEISTFADCPIEVIVGPEVLTGSTRLKSASAHKMVLNMLSTVSMVKLGKVYENLMVDVHASNHKLRERAKSILMESTKTKYEEAESALEQADMQVKPAILMLLKSVSYEEAQTLLAAHEGQLREALETNS
- a CDS encoding MurR/RpiR family transcriptional regulator gives rise to the protein MKASLTGGLVMLKEMKDKLPPSERKIAGFILDQPHEAIHCTASQLGELSSTSSAAVIRLCKSLGLKGLQELKLRISGDLQKKPEEQYRDIQPGEPSDLIVEKVTNNSVQAIKETTELVDYKTLSEAIKFLKNAERIHFFGVGASGIIAQDAQQKFMRMNKATSAFNDLHNAAMNIANVSDRDVVFGISFSGETYETAKVMEIAKRKGAKTISLTRYGQSPVTACADVSLYISASREIPAPFRSGATSSRLAQLHMIDILFVNLVTEQWGEASDYFEEITEVINDLKGKPSLKNVKSMKQ
- a CDS encoding N-acetylglucosamine kinase, with protein sequence MEYVIGIDGGGTKTACLFMEAGKTTSSPDPMVVVGPGTNPHIIGFEKAWGRIQSLISEGMEQFSIDPKEVAGVGVGLAGVGRAEDKQQMKAIAQKKFSNQIFSENCHLFIGSDSHAALRGALPPHEESGILVISGTGSSAIGIAPDHRLHRCGGWGHILGDEGSGYYISLKALSEVTKAADGRRGETILTELLLEKWQLDKPEQLIRFIHEGTRMEKQTIAGVAECVIAASETGDSTATRILHTAAEELLLHLYSIRRKGFNTIPAVVTAGSIFTHSHVLKKYFIRQMEERGWGRHVEAYGPPEFGAALLAQPSLVIKEGENR
- a CDS encoding carbohydrate ABC transporter permease, with the protein product MVQSKRQRYLFLAFCLVPTFLLFAVFTLYPLFNGLYYSLFKWSGSSSIAEFVGFDNYRRLFSDGIIPDTILHDYFLVVTKVIGIMVLATFFAVALTQLKIKEAPFYRIVFFFPNIMSVVVIGILWMFIYNPSLGLVNSGLEFIGLESLQRPWLGSEDWALPSLVLPSIWAGIGLFMLMLMGGISNISKSYYEAAEIDGATEWQQFWKVTLPLIWPQIKISILYIIITTLNGSFIIVQVMTQGGPNNSTHVMGSYLYEQAFVKYNFGYGATIGVMILILSLVTVLILQFFMRREKVEY